The Sylvia atricapilla isolate bSylAtr1 chromosome 12, bSylAtr1.pri, whole genome shotgun sequence genome has a segment encoding these proteins:
- the GARRE1 gene encoding granule associated Rac and RHOG effector protein 1, whose translation MYCCSAQESKMDYKRRFLLGGSKQKVQQHQQYQMPELGRTLSAPLASASPSTPLVSPAAAGGCSHPASHTTPIADIQQGISKYLDALNVFCRTSTFLTDLFSSVFRNSHYSKAAMQLKDVQEHVMEAASRLTAAIKPEIAKMLMELSAGAANFKDQKEFSLQDIEVLGRCFLTVMQVHFQFLSQALQKVQPVAHSCFAEAVAQERKNVSGTGASNISPTNELEDAIRSWRGAAEATSRLRERGCDGCLAGIEVQQLFCSQSVAIPEHQLKELNMKIDSALQAYKVALESLGHCEYAMKAGFHLNPKAIEASLQGCCSEAEAQQTGRRQTPPQPIQCELPTVPVQIGSHFLKGISFNESAAENLKLKTHTMLQLIKEAGCHNGLTPRDDSPVTEVLNQVCPSTWRGACKTAVQLLFGQAGLVVVDTAQIENKEAYAPQISLEGSRIVVQVPSTWCLKEDPATMSLLQRSLDPEKTLGLVDVLYTAVFDIHRWKEGREQALPCIQIQLQREISDFGSQVDMPSGNGSKSSGGLQKTFSKLTSRFTKKTSCTSASNTGSYSIPNTPSKNVFISSSSEEKAKMPSNMDARLQNILNIGNFPRSTDALQSVQSTNNQLVNGFLVERRDSFFKPDDGKDDKGMNLPTDQEMQDVIDFLSGFNMGKSQQTSPMVKRRNSVASSTATEQKSGAVQQQPQSVSHTPLHPPQQGLSQQQSQKQQQQMQYYQHLLQPIGPQQRVPAKWLSNSSQQQAPAVGAGLSHINQWNNPGFSDLSSDLYSLGLVSSYMDNMMAEMLGQKPQGPRNNTWPNRDQTDGVFGMLGEILPFDPAVGSDPEFARYVAGVNQAMQQKRQAQHIRRPSTTRGNWPLPDDPHKTWPFPEYFTEGDVTNSWSGTQGDSASSSDETSSANGDSLFSMFSGPDLVAAVKQRRKHSSGEQEPSTLPSPPLLSAADDRSQDNKTKTWPPKAPWQHTSSVPSTLPSQSTSLYPMSGPVSQWSDTMQMLQSPMWASDCAPAAGISSSFAFAQQQQQSQPASQHKQINKGFKSFPVKHERRPSYLHQY comes from the exons ATGTATTGCTGCAGTGcacaagaaagcaaaatggaCTATAAGCGGCGCTTTTTGCTTGGCGGGTCCAAGCAGAAGGTGCAGCAACACCAGCAGTATCAAATGCCCGAGCTGGGCAGGACCCTGAGCGCCCCGCTGGCCTcggccagccccagcaccccccTGGTGTCCCCGGCTGCTGCGGGCGGCTGCTCCCACCCCGCCTCCCACACCACTCCCATCGCAGACATCCAGCAGGGAATCTCCAAATACCTGGATGCCCTCAACGTCTTTTGCCGGACGAGCACTTTCCTCACAGACCTTTTCAGCAGCGTGTTCAGGAACTCGCACTACTCTAAGGCAGCTATGCAACTGAAAGACGTGCAGGAACATGTCATGGAAGCGGCGAGCCGACTCACAGCAgcaataaaaccagaaatagcAAAAATGCTGATGGAACTGAGTGCAGGAGCTGCGAACTTCAAAGATCAAAAAGAGTTCAGCCTACAGGACATTGAG GTACTTGGGCGATGTTTCTTGACAGTGATGCAGGTCCACTTCCAATTCCTGTCACAAGCCTTGCAGAAAGTCCAGCCCGTGGCACACTCCTGCTTTGCTGAAGCTGTAGCTCAGGAGAGGAAGAACGTTAGTGGGACTGGAGCCTCAAATATAAGTCCCACAAATGAGCTGGAAGATGCAATAAGAtcatggagaggagcagcagag GCCACATCTCGACTGCGAGAAAGAGGCTGTGATGGATGTTTGGCAGGAATTGAAGTTCAGCAACTTTTCTGCTCACAGAGTGTGGCCATCCCTGAACATCAGCTCAAAGAGCTAAACATGAAAATTGACAGTGCTTTGCAG GCTTACAAAGTGGCTCTGGAGAGCTTGGGTCATTGTGAATATGCAATGAAGGCTGGCTTCCACTTGAACCCAAAAGCAATTGAAGCAAGTCTTCAG GGCTGTTGCAGTGAGGCTGAAGCCCAGCAAACAGGAAGGAGACAGACTCCACCTCAGCCCATTCAGTGTGAGCTGCCCACTGTCCCTGTCCAGATCGGATCCCATTTTCTGAAAGGAATCTCCTTCAATGAGTCTGCAGCAGAAAACCTGAAGCTGAAAACG caCACAATGCTGCAGTTGATCAAGGAAGCCGGATGCCATAATGGACTCACACCCCGGGACGACTCTCCCGTGACTGAAGTGCTGAACCAGGTCTGCCCTTCCACGTGGAGAGGAGCCTGCAAAACTGCTGTGCAGCTGTTGTTTGGCCAGGCTGGACTG GTGGTTGTGGACACAGCACAGATTGAAAATAAGGAAGCCTATGCTCCTCAGATAAGTTTAGAAGGATCAAGAATTGTGGTGCAAGTTCCATCAACTtg GTGTCTGAAAGAAGATCCGGCAACAATGTCTTTGCTACAGAGGAGTCTGGATCCAGAGAAGACTTTGGGGCTGGTAGATGTGCTCTATACTGCTGTGTTTGATATACACaggtggaaggaaggaag GGAGCAAGCTTTGCCTTGTATTCAGATCCAGTTACAGCGTGAAATCTCAGACTTTGGGAGCCAAGTTGACATGCCCTCGGGGAATGGAAGCAAATCTTCAGGGGGTCTGCAAAAGACATTCTCAAAACTGACTTCACGGTTTACAAAAAAAACTTCCTGCACCAGTGCAAGTAACACAGGAAGTTACTCAATCCCCAATACACCTTCCAAAAATGTCTTCATAAGTTCCAGCTCAGAGGAGAAAGCTAAAATGCCCAGTAACATGGATGCACGGTTGCAGAACATCCTGAACATTGGTAACTTCCCTCGGAGCACAGATGCCCTGCAGTCAGTTCAGAGCACAAATAACCAGCTTGTCAATGGGTTTCTAGTGGAAAGACGGGACAGCTTCTTCAAACCAGATGATGGCAAGGATGACAAAGGTATGAATTTACCAACTGACCAAGAAATGCAGGATGTTATAGATTTCTTGTCTGGTTTTAACATGGGCAAATCCCAGCAGACTTCTCCGATGGTGAAAAGAAGGAACTCTGTTGCATCCTCTAcagcaacagaacaaaaatcagGAGCAGTTCAACAGCAGCCGCAGTCTGTGTCTCACACCCCACTGCATCCTCCTCAGCAAGGCTTGTCCCAGCAGCAGtcccaaaagcagcagcagcaaatgcagtATTATCAACACTTGCTTCAACCTATTGGACCACAGCAACGCGTACCTGCCAAATGGCTCAGTAATTCTTCACAGCAGCAAGCCCCGGCTGTTGGAGCTGGATTGTCTCATATAAATCAGTGGAACAATCCTGGGTTTTCAGATTTAAGCTCTGATTTGTACAGCTTGGGTCTTGTGAGCAGCTATATGGACAATATGATGGCAGAGATGTTAGGACAGAAACCACAAGGACCTAGAAACAACACATGGCCAAATCGTGACCAAACTGATGGAGTGTTTGGGATGTTGGGAGAAATCCTGCCTTTTGACCCTGCAg TTGGCTCTGATCCAGAGTTTGCCCGCTATGTTGCTGGGGTGAACCAGGCTATGCAACAGAAGAGGCAAGCACAGCACATCCGTCGTCCAAGCACCACGCGTGGCAACTGGCCTCTTCCTGATGATCCTCATAAAACCTGGCCCTTTCCCGAGTATTTCACAGAGGG TGATGTGACAAACAGCTGGTCTGGTACACAGGGAGACTCTGCCAGCTCAAGTGATGAGACCTCCTCAGCTAACGGAGACAGTTTGTTCTCCATGTTCTCAGGGCCAGACCTTGTTGCTGCTGTGAAGCAGAGGAG aaaacacagcagtggtGAGCAGGAACCTAGCACGCTGCCATCGcctcctcttctctctgcagcagatgACCGCAGTCAG GATAACAAGACCAAAACGTGGCCTCCCAAGGCCCCGTGGCAGCACACGTCCTCTGTGCCAAGCACGCTGCCCAGCCAGAGCACGTCCCTGTACCCCATGAGCGGCCCCGTGAGCCAGTGGAGCGACACCATGCAGATGCTGCAGTCGCCCATGTGGGCCAGTGACTGTGCCCCGGCAGCCGGCATCTCCTCCAGCTTCGCCTTCgcgcagcagcagcagcaatcccaGCCGGCGTCCCAGCACAAACAGATCAACAAGGGCTTTAAATCCTTTCCAGTAAAGCACGAACGCAGACCCTCCTACCTGCACCAGTACTAA